The nucleotide sequence CGGGCTCCCTCCGCCATGCTTTCAACTTTTCAACCAGTAGCATAATTCATTCCTGTTTTTGAGTCATAAATTCAGAAACGGGGGGTGTTGCTGTGCACCATGGCGTAAAACCCCCTGTTTTTGTTATTCTTTACGCTATAAATATTATATCTCCAAACCTCCTTTTTCTTAACGTTTCTCAAACTATGCGCAGCAGTGACTATAGGTAAAACGTATAATGGATAAAAAGCGATTGATGATAGGCATAAACCAAAGACGAAGTTTGTGGATGGCTGTCGCGGCGGCGCTGATTGCCGGGATATGCTTTACATGGTGGACGGTGGTTCGTGCTGACCATGAACTGCGTGCTGAACTCCTGCAGCAGGTCCGCCTGGTGGCCAAAGCGGTAAATCCTGAATCTGTTCACTCCCTATCAGGCACTAAGATGGATTTGGGCAGTTCCGATTATCTGCAGCTTAAAAAACGGCTTGCAGCAATTCGTTCAGCCAATCCGCAATACCGTTTTGCCTATCTCATGGGCCGCAGGCCGGACGGCACGATATTTTTTTTCGTCGACAGCGAACCGGCTGACTCCAAGGATTGCTCCCCGCCAGGGGAAGTCTATCATGAAGCATCAGATGACTGCCGCCGCGTTTTCGATGCCAGGAGTGAGACCGTCGAAGGTCCGGTATCGGACCACTGGGGAATCTGGGTCTCGGCCCTGGTACCGATCTATGATACGGTGACGGCCTCCTCCGGCCTCATTAGTAGAGATTCTGCCCAGGCAATGGTGCGTAAAGCCGTCGCTTTTTACCGAAAAAATGGCCGTGAGCGTTTTATCCAGGAATGCAACAACTCCCGGGGTGAGTTCCACCAAGGGAGTCTTTACGCCTTTGCCTATGATCATGGGATGACCATGCAGGCCCATCCAGTAAAACCGGAACTGGTTGGACAGCATTTATACGACAAAATGGACCGGCCCGGAGGTAAATTTTTTCGTCGGGAGATACAGGAAGTGGCTCTGTCCAAGGGGAGTGGCTGGGTTGACTACCAATATGAGAACCCGGTCAATAGGAAAATCATGCCGAAGACCACCTATGTGGAGAAGGTGGATGACCTGATCATCTGCGCTGGCGCATATAAAAGCTCAGGCGAACTATTGGCGGTACTGGGCATGGATATTGATGCCCGAACCTGGAGATGGAATGTAGCCGTAAGGGCAGCCCTGCCCGTAGGGTTGACGTTCGTCCTGATCATCGGCTTTCTTGCCGCCATTGCCCCCATCCACAACGTCGACAATGCGCCCAAACTGGTTCTTCAGCGGCTGTTACCATCCCTGGCAGCCATGGTGGTGCTGTTGATGGTCAGCACGGGCATGCTCCTCTGGTATCAACATCAGCAGCGAATGGCAAACACCGTTGGCAGCCGTATTGCCAACGTTGCCAGCAACCTGCAGACGGCCGAGGAACAACAAACTTTGGGACTTGCCGCAACCCTGCAACCCATCACCGCCGATGCCGCAACCCAGAAGGCCCTGCGCGAAGGTGACACCAAGCGTCTTCTGACTGACTGGCAGCCGGTGTTCAACTCACTGCGCCGGGAAAACAATATTACGCATTTCTACTTCCTCGATAAAAATCGCGTCTGCCTTCTACGTATTCACAAGCCGGAAAAACGCGGTGATCTCATCGACCGTTTCACCGCCCTGGAAGCTGAACGGACCGGTAAAACCGCCTCCGGTCTTGAGTTGGGTCCTTTGGGCACCTTCACCCTCCGGGTGGTGCGGCCGGTTTTCGAAAACGGGGAGCTGGTCGGCTATGTAGAATTGGGTAAAGAGATCGAGGAAGTGTTCCTCCAGTTACACACGGCATTCGGCAGTCAACTGGCCGTGGTTATCCGCAAGAAATATCTGAACCGTCGGAACTGGGAGGAAGGCATGCTGATGCTTGGCCGGGAAGCCGACTGGAACCGCCTGTCCCATAATGTGATAATCTATAACTCCCAGGGGCGTCTGTCCGACGCCCTGGTGCCATGGGCCGATCTGTCGGACGAAGGACATGTACACGGAGAAACGGCCAGAGAATTAACGTTCGATGGGAAAGACTGGCGGGTGTCGGCGACGGCCCTCCATGACGCCTCGGGCAGGGAGGTCGGAGATTTACTGATTCTCATGGACATCACTGCTGAAAATGAAGCCTTTGCACGCCTGATAGTTCTCGGTGGGACAGGTGGTGCTGTAGTTTTGGCCCTCTTGCTGGGTTTCATCTATGTCATGCTGCGTCGAACCGATGCCGGCATCCGTACTCAGCAGGCAGAACTGGAGATAAACCGGAGGCAACTAAGAGATCTCATTGAGCTTTTACCTGATGCCACATTTGCCATTGATAAAGAAAGGCACGTTATCATCTGGAACCAGGCGATTGAGAGAATGACGGGTATTCCGGCGATGGAAATGATCGGCAAGGGGGACTATGCCTACACTATCCCGTTTTATGGTGAAGCACGGCCACAGCTGATGGATCTCCTTTTTCTGGATGATCAGAAGATTACGGACCAATATCCCGGTATTATCCGTGAAGGGAATACCATCATGGTGGAAGTATTTTGCCATGCCCTTTACCATAATCAGGGCGGCTGGATCTTTGCCAAAGCGGCCCCCTTGTATGATCAGGCCGGCAATATTGTTGGTGCGATCGAGATTATCCGCGATATCACCACTCAAAAACGCGCGGAACAGCTGTTGCAAAAACGGGCCCATCAGCAAGCTGAAATCGTCAAGTTCGGCTTGCATGCACTTGCAGAAACTTCCTTTGATGAGCTGCTGCACAAAGCCGTACTGTTGATCTCACAGGTGCTTGAGACGAAATATGCCCAGGTGCTGGAACACCGGCCCGAGCAGGGTATTCTTCTCCTGCGGGCCGGCGTCGGCTGGAAGGAAGGCTGGGTCGGACACAAGTCGATACCCGATGGACCTGGTTCACAGGGCGGCTACACCCTCTTGCAGGCTGAACCGGTGGTTGCGGAAGATATCCACCATGAAACCAGATTCTCACCGCCAGAGCTGCTGACCGAACACCATGTTATGGGTGGCATCACGGTTGCAATCCCCGGTTCCGAACACCCCTTCGGTGTTTTGGGGGTGCATACCGACCGGATACAGCATTTCAGCCAGGACGATGTGCGCTTTCTTGAGACAGTTGCCAATGTCCTGGCGGCGGCGATTCAGCGGATGCAGGCCGAACAGCGGCTGGTGGATGAACGTCAGCGGCTGATGAACGTTATCGAGGGTACCAATGCCGGCACCTGGGAATGGAATATCCAGACCGGTGACGTGGTCTTCAACGAAAGATGGGCGGAAATGATCGGCTACCGGCTCAGTGAGCTGACCCCGACTACCATCAAGACCTGGGAGGAGCTCACTCATCCTGAGGATCTGCAAGCCGCCGGTGAACTGCTGGAACGGCATTTTTCCGGCGAGTCGCCTTTCTACGAATGCCAGCTCAGGATGAAGCATAAGAACGGACACTGGGTATGGATCCATGACCGTGGTCGAGTCATCATGAAGACGGATGACGGCAAGAAGCCTCTGATGATGTTTGGTACCCATGCAGACGTTACCGAACACAAAGTGGCCGAACAGGAATTACGGCGGGCCAAAGAAGAGGCGGAGGAACTTAACGACCATTTGGAACAACAGACCCTCTATGCTAAGGAGATGGCGGCCCAGGCAGAGATGGCCAATGCCGCTAAAAGTGAGTTTCTGGCCAACATGAGCCACGAAGTCCGCACACCCATGAATGGGGTTATCGGCATGACGGGGCTGCTGCTGGATACGGATCTTAGCGACGAGCAGCGGCGCTATGCCGAAATCGTCCGTAGCAGCGGGGAATCACTGCTCTGCCTGATCAACGACATTCTTGACTTTTCGAAGATTGAGGCAAACAAGCTTGAACTGGAAACCTTGGATTTTGATTTATCGAACTTGTTGCATGACTTTGCCGCCACTATGGCCATGAGAGCCCAGGAAAAACTGCTTTATACTGCTGAGCTGGATGTCCCAACGCTGTTGCGTGGTGATCCCGGCCGCCTGCGCCAGATCCTTGGCAACTTGGTGGGCAATGCCATCAAGTTTACCCATAAAGGTGAGGTGGCAGTGCGGGTTTCACTGTTGGAAAAGAATGAGCATAATGTCCTGCTGCGTTTCTCGGTACAAGACACGGGCATTGGCATCTCCCCCCATAAGATCGGCCTGCTCTTTCATAAGTTCAGTCAGGTGGATGCTTCGACCACCAGGAAGTATGGCGGGACCGGATTGGGCCTGGCCATTTCCAAACAACTGGCTGAGTTGATGGGTGGTGAGATTGGCGTGGAAAGCCATGAAGGCCATGGCTCGGAATTCTGGTTCACCGCATGCCTGGGAACCCAAGCAGTGGGGCTGCAGATTCAAAAACATCCACCGGCGAACTTGCACGGTGTAAAGGTACTGATCGTGGACGATAATGCCACCAACCGTGAAATTTTGACCATACGACTGGCTTCATGGGGCATGCGTCCATCAGAGGCGCAGGACGGTCCCGGGGCGCTCCAGCTTCTCTACCGGGCGCTGGACGAAAACGATCCTTTCCAGGGTGCCGTAATCGACATGCAGATGCCTGGCATGGATGGTGAGACCCTGGGGCGCACCATAAAAGCAGATGAACGCCTGACCGACACCAGAATGCTGATGCTGACCTCTTTAGGGCTCCGGGGGGATATGAGCCGCTTTGCCGAGATCGGTTTCGCGGCCTATGCCACCAAACCCGTCTGCTACGAGGAACTGCAAACCCTGCTGACCCAGGCGTTGACAAAGCGGGTGGGAGGGGAAATACTGACGCAACCCGTTGTTGCCCGCCATGGAAACAGCGTCGATATCCTGCATTTATTCGAAAACAGCAAGGCTCGTATCCTGCTGGCCGAGGACAATATCACCAACCAGCAGGTGGCTTTGGGCATGCTTAAGAAGATGGGACTAACCGCCGATGTCGTGGCCAACGGCGCTGAAGCTGTCAATGCCCTCAGGACCATCCCGTATGATCTGGTGCTGATGGATGTGCAAATGCCGATGATGGACGGCATCAGGGCTACAAAGGTAATCCGTGATCGCCGATCCGGAACCTTCAAACACCAGATTCCCATCATTGCCATGACGGCCCACGCCATGCAGGGTGATCGCGAGCGATGTCTGGCAGCCGGGATGAACGATTATGTCTCCAAGCCGGTGTCTCTCCAGGAGTTAGCAGCAGTTCTGAAGAAATGGCTCCCGGAAGAAGCCGCTGATAGCACAACGCAATCGTCAGGGACTCATCAAAAGACTAGGCCTGCTGTTTTTGAATCGGGAGCACCGGTGTTCGACAAGCCAGGCATGATGGCCCGATTAATGGACGACGAGGAACTGGCGGATAAAGTTACCAAAGGCTTTCTGACGGACATCCCGCTGCAGATTGAGGCGTTACGGGCCTATTTGGCAAACGGTGATGCTCAGGGCGCAGAACGCCAAGCCCATACGATGAAAGGGGCATCGGCCAACGTCGGCGGTGAATGCTTGTCCGTGGTAGCTTTCAAGATGGAGAAAATGGCCAAAGCCGGAGACCTTGGCGCAGTCAAGACCTGCATGACTGAGCTGGAAGCAGAATTTGATCGGTTGAAACAAGCGATAGAGAAGGAACTATAATAACTGTGATCTGGAATCATAGCTTATGCTTCTATTTCATAGGCACCTATTGAACCCGAAGGAGAACTTCATGAAGACACTGATCGTTGAGGACGATTTCACCAGCCGCCTGCTGCTCCAGGAACTTTTGAAACAATACGGTCCATCCCACATAGCAGTCAACGGCAAGGAGGCTGTTGAAGCCGTGCGCACAGCTCTCGAAACGGGGGAACCTTACGACCTGATTTGTCTGGATATCATGATGCCCGAGATGGACGGTCAGGAAGCGCTTCAGCAGATTCGCGCCCAGGAAGAGGCCAGAAATATCCTGTCATCAAACGGGGCAAAGATCGTGATGACTACGGCATTGAATGATTTGAAGAACGTAAGCTTCGCATACCAAAACCTTTGCGATGCTTATCTGACCAAACCAATCGAAAAGGCGAAACTCATTGATGAGCTGCGCGAGTTGAAGTTGATTTCGTGACAAGGAGAATAGTGCCATGCTCATTCTGATTGCCGAAGATGATGTTACCTCTCGTACCATGTTTGCAGGTGTTTTGACAAAAAGCGGGCATGAGGTGGTGGAAACTGTCAACGGAGCTGCAGCGTGGGGTGTGCTCCAGCAGCCCGATGCGCCTCGACTGGTGATTCTCGACTGGATGATGCCGGAAATGGACGGGCCGGAAGTCGTACGTCGGGTTCGTTCCCTGCAACTGGATCGACCACCCTATATCATTATGCTGACTACCCGGGGTGACAAGGCTGATATTGTTGCTGGATTAAATGCCGGTGCTGATGACTACCTGACCAAGCCTTTTGACCTCGGTGAACTTCACGCACGAGTTGAGGTCGGTCGCCGGATGGTCGAGCTGCAGGAGGTACTGGCCGCTAAGATTGAGTCACTGAATCAGGCGCTTGACCAGACCAAGACTCTGCGCGGCATTATCCCTATCTGCGCCAGTTGTAAAAAGATTCGTAACGACCAGGGGTATTGGAGTCAGGTGGAAACCTATGTCTGCGAGCACAGCGAGGCGGAGTTCAGCCATGGCATCTGCCCCGAATGCATGCAGAAACTCTATCCTGAGTTTGTCCGAAAAGACGGCAATGGGGAAAAAGAAAATTTATAAATCGACGATATCCCTCTGCAGATTCTCAAGAATCACCCGGCAAACAGCCTTTTTTCTGACCACAGCAATATTTCTCTCTGACTATTCCCCCGACTTTGGTTCGGTAAAAGTAGCGGGGGAAGTCAGCGCCTGCATCAAGACAAAAGCCGCCTGCAGGGCCTCGGTGGGGCAAAGGGGAAAACATTCCTTGCAGTCCCAGCACTCCTTTGAGGCTATTTCCGGGATAAAACTGATCTCTTTCCTGGCGCCTCGATCAACGAAGCCGACGGCATTCTTCTGTTTCACCTCGGCACAGTAGCGCACACAGAGGCCGCAGTGGATACAGAATGAAGCTTCCTTTTCAAAACGGTCCCGGTCGGCGCCATACTCTTTGGCCAAGTCCTGGAGGACAAAAGCATCCGGTGCATGGGCCAGATAAAGTTCCAGGATCATCCGGCGGATTCTATCGATCTTCTCGGACCTGGTTCTGACCACCAGATTTGCTTCCACCGGATAAACGCAGGAAGCAACAAGTTGCGTCGAACCGCGTTTTTCCACTTCAACCGTACACAACCGGCAACTGCCGAAAGGCTCCAATTTTTCGTGATGGCAGAGGGTGGGGATTACGATTCCTGCACTCTGGGCCGCTTCAAGAATAGTCATACCATCGTTGGCGCTGACTTCCCTGCCGTCGATTTCCAAGCGTATTTCACTCATTTTTTATGCACTCTTACAAAAGTGTTGACTATGATTCCTTGCCCTTCTTGACAATAGCTCTTGCCTCTTCGGGAACAGGCGGCGGCACCGGTGAGCCGGAAATTTTGGTCACCGCGGAGAATTTTGCCGGACAGACTTCAAAACAGGTGCCGCACTTGGTACATTTATCCTGGTCGATGATGTGGATCAGTTTCTTGCCGCCGATAATCGCCTCGGCCGGGCACTTTCTTAAGCAGCTCCCACAGGCCTGACACTTTTCCGGGTCAATATAGAACGAGATCAATGCCTTGCAGGACAAGGCCGGACAGCGCTTCTCCTTGATGTGTGCCTCATACTCATCCCGAAAATAGCGCAAGGTACTCAAGAAAGGATTCGGGGCACTCTTGCCCAAAGCACAAAGGGCAACCTCCTTAGCCACCTCGGAGAGTTCCTCCAGCAGCTCGATATCTCCCTCTTTTCCCCTTCCCTGGGTAATATTGGTGAGGATCTTGAGCATCTGCCGGAGACCTTCACGGCAGGGAACGCATTTGCCGCATGATTCGTCGGTGAGAAACTCGATGAAATACCTGGCCACATCAACCATGCAGGTATCTTCATCCATGACAATCATCCCGCCGGAACCCATCATCGAGCCGGCCTTGGTAAGTTCATCAAAACCAACCTGCAGATCAAGCAGATCCTCGGGGATGCACCCTCCGGACGGCCCGCCGGTCTGCACAGCCTTGAATTTCTTCCCCCCGGGAATGCCGCCGCCGATCTTGAAGATAATATCGCGCAAGGTCATGCCCATGGGCACTTCCACCAGGCCGGTATTGGTGATTTTGCCCACCAGGGAGAAAATCTTGGTGCCCTTGCTTCCCTCGGTGCCATACTGGGTAAACCAGTCGGCCCCTTTATTGATAATCAGGGGAACATTGGCCCAGGTTTCAACGTTGTTCAACACACTGGGACGGTCCCAGAGGCCCTTGATATTGGAGCGGATATATTTCGGCCGCGGTTCGCCGACCCTGCCCTCCAGAGCGGTCATCAGGGCGGTCGATTCACCGCAGACAAAGGCACCAGCACCCTGGTGGACGGTAACCGTGAAATCAAAACCGGAGCCAAGGATATTTTTGCCGAGGAAGCCGTACTCTTCGGCCATCTTGATGGCGAGATTCACATTCGCCACCGCCAGCGGGTATTCCTGGCGAACGTAGATATAGCCTTCGTGGGCACCGATGGCATAGGCACCGAGGGTCAACCCCTCAAGGATCGAATGGGGATTGCCCTCAAGCAGACTCCGATCCATATAGGCGCCGGGATCCCCCTCGTCAGCATTGACGATGACATATTTTATCTCATCAGCGGCATCGCGGGATCCTTCCCACTTTCTGCCTGCCGGAAAACCACCGCCGCCGCGGCCGCGCAGGTTGGATTTTTTGACCTCCTCAAGAACCTGCTCAGCAGTCATCCCGGACAGGACTTTGGCCAGGGCGGCATAACCGCCGATGGCCAGGTAGTCATCGATGCTCTTGGGGTCTATAGTGACATTGGCACCAAAAACCAACCTCTCCTGATGCTTGTAAAAAGGAATCTCCTCTTCATGGGTAATTTTTTCGCCGGTGTCGGGATCGGTGTAGAGCAGACGCTCAATGACCTTCTTCTCTTTAACGGTCTCAGAGACAATTTCCGGCACATCATCAGGGCTTATATTGAAATAACAGATGCCATCAGGATTGTTAACGATGATCGGCCCCCGTTCGCAATAGCCATGGCAGCCTGTTTTCCTGATCTCCACCGCATCACTCAACCCCTGTTTGGTGATCTCCTCTTCGAGACGGGAAGCTACTTCCGCACTGCCGGAGGCCTGGCAGGCAGACCCGGAACAGAGGGTGATGCATGGTTTATGCGGGTCTCTCTTGGCCAGGAGCCCTTTTCTGAATTCTTCCAGTTCAACGGGTGATTGTATCCGCGACATAGTCATATCCTAAGCGTAATTTTTAATGACGTCCGCAGTTTCGGCCGTCGTCATCTTACCGTGCGTTTTGCCATCAATCTCCAACACCGGCCCCAAAGCACAACAACCCAGGCAGTTCACCGTTTCCAGGCTGAACTTCAAATCGAGGTCGGTTTCGCCGGGTTTGATGCCAATCAGATCCTGCACGGTATCAATAATTCGCGTTGCTCCGCGAACATGGCAGGCGGTACCAACGCAGATGTGAATTTCATGGCGTCCCTTGGGAACCAGGCTGAATGCTTTATAAAAGGTGGCGATATGCTGTATCCGGGTCAAGGGAACCTGCAGCTTTTCGCTGACTCTCTTTAATGCCGGTTTCGGCAGCCAATGATGTTCACTCTGGATTTCCAACAAAACCTGAATGAGTGCACTGGCCTCGCCCCGGTGCTTCGCAATAATCTGATCAATTCTATCGTTATCCATAACCGCTATCCTGTCTTCCACTTTCCCTTAATCTACTACCTTAGGCCCGCACATAGCACTTGCCGCTTTCATCGTAGCTGATCAACCCCTGTCGTGATGAATCACTGATATGTTTGGCCACATCAGACGGATTGAGATCCAACATCCTGGAGATCTCACCGGTTGACAGGGGATTCTCGTTCAGGAGAAGCATCATTTCACTGATCGACAGCTTATCGCCGATCAGTTCATCAAAAAGCCGGTTGGTTTCATCGCTGGAAAAAAACCCGCTGTAGGCCTCCTTCGACTTGACAGGCACCCTCAACCGTTCCCTCTCCACCAGCTTAATGTAGGGAACCAACTTTCTCACCGCTTCAAGTTTGAGCTTCAATTCAGCTTCATCAATGCCTTCGCTTTTGCCAAGGGGCCCCAACTCCTTCACCTGCCGGGTGAAGTCATCAGTATATTCAGCCAGCAGACCACCATCGGCACCGGACATGAATTCGATCCGCAGCCGTTCCGGATTCAGGCCGATGTGCTGCATGATCTTTTTCGCTATCTGCACGGTGCTGAAGGCATCGTAATTGCCATGGGTGGTATAGTTGCACTCATCCAGTTTGCAACCACCAATAAAGACGCCATCTTGTCCGTTGGAGAAGGCTTTGAGGATGAATTCCAGGTCGACGCGACCGGAACACATAACGCGGATAAGCCTCATCTCACTTGTATATTGTTGTCTGGAAACTC is from Candidatus Anaeroferrophillus wilburensis and encodes:
- a CDS encoding response regulator, with amino-acid sequence MAVAAALIAGICFTWWTVVRADHELRAELLQQVRLVAKAVNPESVHSLSGTKMDLGSSDYLQLKKRLAAIRSANPQYRFAYLMGRRPDGTIFFFVDSEPADSKDCSPPGEVYHEASDDCRRVFDARSETVEGPVSDHWGIWVSALVPIYDTVTASSGLISRDSAQAMVRKAVAFYRKNGRERFIQECNNSRGEFHQGSLYAFAYDHGMTMQAHPVKPELVGQHLYDKMDRPGGKFFRREIQEVALSKGSGWVDYQYENPVNRKIMPKTTYVEKVDDLIICAGAYKSSGELLAVLGMDIDARTWRWNVAVRAALPVGLTFVLIIGFLAAIAPIHNVDNAPKLVLQRLLPSLAAMVVLLMVSTGMLLWYQHQQRMANTVGSRIANVASNLQTAEEQQTLGLAATLQPITADAATQKALREGDTKRLLTDWQPVFNSLRRENNITHFYFLDKNRVCLLRIHKPEKRGDLIDRFTALEAERTGKTASGLELGPLGTFTLRVVRPVFENGELVGYVELGKEIEEVFLQLHTAFGSQLAVVIRKKYLNRRNWEEGMLMLGREADWNRLSHNVIIYNSQGRLSDALVPWADLSDEGHVHGETARELTFDGKDWRVSATALHDASGREVGDLLILMDITAENEAFARLIVLGGTGGAVVLALLLGFIYVMLRRTDAGIRTQQAELEINRRQLRDLIELLPDATFAIDKERHVIIWNQAIERMTGIPAMEMIGKGDYAYTIPFYGEARPQLMDLLFLDDQKITDQYPGIIREGNTIMVEVFCHALYHNQGGWIFAKAAPLYDQAGNIVGAIEIIRDITTQKRAEQLLQKRAHQQAEIVKFGLHALAETSFDELLHKAVLLISQVLETKYAQVLEHRPEQGILLLRAGVGWKEGWVGHKSIPDGPGSQGGYTLLQAEPVVAEDIHHETRFSPPELLTEHHVMGGITVAIPGSEHPFGVLGVHTDRIQHFSQDDVRFLETVANVLAAAIQRMQAEQRLVDERQRLMNVIEGTNAGTWEWNIQTGDVVFNERWAEMIGYRLSELTPTTIKTWEELTHPEDLQAAGELLERHFSGESPFYECQLRMKHKNGHWVWIHDRGRVIMKTDDGKKPLMMFGTHADVTEHKVAEQELRRAKEEAEELNDHLEQQTLYAKEMAAQAEMANAAKSEFLANMSHEVRTPMNGVIGMTGLLLDTDLSDEQRRYAEIVRSSGESLLCLINDILDFSKIEANKLELETLDFDLSNLLHDFAATMAMRAQEKLLYTAELDVPTLLRGDPGRLRQILGNLVGNAIKFTHKGEVAVRVSLLEKNEHNVLLRFSVQDTGIGISPHKIGLLFHKFSQVDASTTRKYGGTGLGLAISKQLAELMGGEIGVESHEGHGSEFWFTACLGTQAVGLQIQKHPPANLHGVKVLIVDDNATNREILTIRLASWGMRPSEAQDGPGALQLLYRALDENDPFQGAVIDMQMPGMDGETLGRTIKADERLTDTRMLMLTSLGLRGDMSRFAEIGFAAYATKPVCYEELQTLLTQALTKRVGGEILTQPVVARHGNSVDILHLFENSKARILLAEDNITNQQVALGMLKKMGLTADVVANGAEAVNALRTIPYDLVLMDVQMPMMDGIRATKVIRDRRSGTFKHQIPIIAMTAHAMQGDRERCLAAGMNDYVSKPVSLQELAAVLKKWLPEEAADSTTQSSGTHQKTRPAVFESGAPVFDKPGMMARLMDDEELADKVTKGFLTDIPLQIEALRAYLANGDAQGAERQAHTMKGASANVGGECLSVVAFKMEKMAKAGDLGAVKTCMTELEAEFDRLKQAIEKEL
- a CDS encoding response regulator, producing MKTLIVEDDFTSRLLLQELLKQYGPSHIAVNGKEAVEAVRTALETGEPYDLICLDIMMPEMDGQEALQQIRAQEEARNILSSNGAKIVMTTALNDLKNVSFAYQNLCDAYLTKPIEKAKLIDELRELKLIS
- a CDS encoding response regulator transcription factor, giving the protein MLILIAEDDVTSRTMFAGVLTKSGHEVVETVNGAAAWGVLQQPDAPRLVILDWMMPEMDGPEVVRRVRSLQLDRPPYIIMLTTRGDKADIVAGLNAGADDYLTKPFDLGELHARVEVGRRMVELQEVLAAKIESLNQALDQTKTLRGIIPICASCKKIRNDQGYWSQVETYVCEHSEAEFSHGICPECMQKLYPEFVRKDGNGEKENL
- a CDS encoding (2Fe-2S)-binding protein, which produces MSEIRLEIDGREVSANDGMTILEAAQSAGIVIPTLCHHEKLEPFGSCRLCTVEVEKRGSTQLVASCVYPVEANLVVRTRSEKIDRIRRMILELYLAHAPDAFVLQDLAKEYGADRDRFEKEASFCIHCGLCVRYCAEVKQKNAVGFVDRGARKEISFIPEIASKECWDCKECFPLCPTEALQAAFVLMQALTSPATFTEPKSGE
- a CDS encoding 4Fe-4S binding protein; the encoded protein is MSRIQSPVELEEFRKGLLAKRDPHKPCITLCSGSACQASGSAEVASRLEEEITKQGLSDAVEIRKTGCHGYCERGPIIVNNPDGICYFNISPDDVPEIVSETVKEKKVIERLLYTDPDTGEKITHEEEIPFYKHQERLVFGANVTIDPKSIDDYLAIGGYAALAKVLSGMTAEQVLEEVKKSNLRGRGGGGFPAGRKWEGSRDAADEIKYVIVNADEGDPGAYMDRSLLEGNPHSILEGLTLGAYAIGAHEGYIYVRQEYPLAVANVNLAIKMAEEYGFLGKNILGSGFDFTVTVHQGAGAFVCGESTALMTALEGRVGEPRPKYIRSNIKGLWDRPSVLNNVETWANVPLIINKGADWFTQYGTEGSKGTKIFSLVGKITNTGLVEVPMGMTLRDIIFKIGGGIPGGKKFKAVQTGGPSGGCIPEDLLDLQVGFDELTKAGSMMGSGGMIVMDEDTCMVDVARYFIEFLTDESCGKCVPCREGLRQMLKILTNITQGRGKEGDIELLEELSEVAKEVALCALGKSAPNPFLSTLRYFRDEYEAHIKEKRCPALSCKALISFYIDPEKCQACGSCLRKCPAEAIIGGKKLIHIIDQDKCTKCGTCFEVCPAKFSAVTKISGSPVPPPVPEEARAIVKKGKES
- a CDS encoding NAD(P)H-dependent oxidoreductase subunit E, with the protein product MDNDRIDQIIAKHRGEASALIQVLLEIQSEHHWLPKPALKRVSEKLQVPLTRIQHIATFYKAFSLVPKGRHEIHICVGTACHVRGATRIIDTVQDLIGIKPGETDLDLKFSLETVNCLGCCALGPVLEIDGKTHGKMTTAETADVIKNYA
- a CDS encoding hydrogenase iron-sulfur subunit; its protein translation is MSAGLEFKPRILGFVCHWUAYGAADLAGVSRQQYTSEMRLIRVMCSGRVDLEFILKAFSNGQDGVFIGGCKLDECNYTTHGNYDAFSTVQIAKKIMQHIGLNPERLRIEFMSGADGGLLAEYTDDFTRQVKELGPLGKSEGIDEAELKLKLEAVRKLVPYIKLVERERLRVPVKSKEAYSGFFSSDETNRLFDELIGDKLSISEMMLLLNENPLSTGEISRMLDLNPSDVAKHISDSSRQGLISYDESGKCYVRA